A segment of the Carya illinoinensis cultivar Pawnee chromosome 1, C.illinoinensisPawnee_v1, whole genome shotgun sequence genome:
cacatcagttgttatgatttttatttttatttttgttgctgaGATTAGATTAATGGGTTTTCGCTATTGCCCATTCTAGcctttaaaagaatatgctGCCTCTTTCTTAAAAAGGGATTAAAGTCTGGCTCTGGTCTACGTCTACAGACTACAAGCAATGTAATGACTTTTAAGTTGGCATTACTCTCAAAGTGTGCTCCGCTAATAAGGTGAAATTGCTTTAAAATGGATAAAGATGAACAACTCATGATGGAAGGCAATTCAGTTTTGTTTGGATGATAGgtaatctcaatttattttattttatttaattattataaattaatttaattttataaattaatttaatttattttatttaattattataatcttttaaatttttaaataaaatataataaataatttaattttaaaattttaaaattaaaaagttatattttaataatattttatttaattaaaaactttcGTAAATCAATAATTACAGCTTGACTGTCAATAGTTAAGTTGATGCTTATCTTGTTGTAATCAAAGTACTGGTAGACGTGGCAGATGTCCTATCATATCAGATCTGTCTTTATGTTGAATTGAACTGGATTTTACTGGATCAATGTGTTTttcattaaaaaggaaaaagtgatacttattttaaaataataaattaattgattgataatgccacaaaatacaaacaaatagaaatgagatataatatattatggatgaaaaattattaccttacaactcttttatatattatgtaaaataaattatttttattattattaaattatcatttatcttttggaaaaactaaatttaaaaattaataaattcgcTTAATGGTCGGAAAAGTACTTCAATCTTGGCCTACCAGTTTGATCGATCGAGGCCACTCACCCGGCAGCTTACTTCATCCCTTGACCGTCACGTGTCAACTACTCAACGGGGTCTaccttatctttttattttcgtGGACGTCGAAGGGGCCGGACACGTGACCAGTCTCTTTCTAACACGTGTTCCCACCGCCTGCCCCAAAATCTCTTACTCAAACCGCCTACATCGCATTCGCTGGAAACTTCACGCGCAATAACATATCTACCGTCCATCCTCACCTGCACCGAGTTATCGTAGCCGTCGCCTCATCGACCGGCACTCTTCCGCCACGTGTAGTAATATAAACGCGGCGCATGATTTTACCCGATCCGAGCTATATAAATGCCAGAGCTCCTCCTACGCTTACTTTCCCACTGCTCAGGTCGAATTCCCGATTTTCAAAACTTTCCCACgctttcttctctctctgaaTTTCTGCTTCGGTTCCATATTTCAGCAATTGCAAACAAATGTCTCTGAGCATGACGCACCAGATCGGGGCCCTTGCCGGAACACCGATTCCAGTGGAGACCGGGACCACAACCGGAGAGTCTACGGCGACTCTGAGCGCATCCGCTGTGTGGAAACCTTCGGCGTCAAGTCTCAGATGCAGGGTCCAAAAACCAGACATTGTCGACGCGATATCTCCGCCGCTGAGCCCTTGCCGGTCTCCAATTCTAGGGGCGACCCGGCCAGATCTAACGGTGGCCTGCCGAGCATTCGCGACGGAGCTGAAAGAACCGGCAACGGAGACTTCCGCGAGGGAGTACAGGGAGGGGGTTGCGCAGGATAAGGGGAACGGGGTTCCAGTCTACGTAATGATGCCTCTAGATAGCGTGACGATGAACAACACGGTGAACAGGAGGAAGGCGATGAACGCGAGCTTGCAGGCTCTGAAGAGCGCTGGGGTTGAGGGTGTGATGATGGACGTGTGGTGGGGATTAGTCGAGAGGGACGCGCCGGGTGTGTACAACTGGGGAGGTTACACCGAGCTCCTCGAAATGGCAAAGAAGCACGGTCTCAAGGTCCAGGCCGTCATGTCGTTTCACCAATGTGGCGGAAACGTCGGCGACTCCGTCACGTGCGTATCGTTTctcattttaatattcaaatcaattttttccGCTTATTTTATCCAAGAAAAATGCTAGGATGTCCCTTCCCGTGCCCCTCAAATGACCGCTggtaacaaaattttttttttatatatatatttttttagtgattaaaaaaatgattttaagtatattgatatttttttttatatttttttaaaatatttaaatatattaaaaaaatctgaaaagaaaaatgaaaaaaaaattttttttactgtgCGGTCAAAAGGAGCGGTGCACTCTGGGCGGCAGAGTAGCACCGTCCTTTTTCCAATTTCGTCTTGGTTTGGGGAACGTGGGGGATACGCAACGTGGGGTTTATTTTAGGCCAAACACGTCAAGGATGTGCGGAGCTCACGGCAGCTTGGCAAAACatgtgaaaagtaaaaaatatacatCCTATTTTCTAGTTTCTACCGctcatttattattaattatatatttatatatatttttattatttattatttgataattaagaaaattgaatgAATAATATTTCGTATAATCGTAAAATTATAAGTGttacgtaattatttaaaaaaaaatagagattatgattaaaaagttaattttttctatatagatcttatattaattatttttttaaaataattgtaatttttttacataattacgactgtaaatatcatttaattgaatatatatatatagattttaataattaaagatgttaaaaaaataaaaataaaaatttcaaataataaatgaatggTACGAAGTGATATCCATTACGATAATAGGCAGCTATTTCAAAAGTAATCCGTACTTTGCTTTTCTCACATTTTTGTTTGGTCTAACCTGGCTTACACGAGGGGAGGATATGATTCTgagtaaataattaaatttatttaaaattagtacggattacttttcacatatttttgttTGGTCTAACCCCGGCTTAAACGAGGGGAGGATATGATTCTgagtaaataattaaatttatttaaaattttaagccTCTAATTATTGATAATGTTTTGGAGTAGTTACGAGTTTATAGGtctgttttaaaattagttactTCGCTTGCAGTATTCCTTTGCCCAAGTGGGCTGCGGAAGAGATTGATAGAGATCCGGACCTTGCATACACTGATCAATGGGGAAGGAGGAATTATGAGTATGTATCACTTGGTTGTGATACCCTCCCAGTACTCAAGGGCCGAACGCCGGTCCAGTGTTATGCTGACTTCATGCGTGCCTTCAGAGATAACTTCAAACACTTACTTGGTGACACCATCGTGGTAATAATTCATCCTCATCAATattgtacttttattttttatttttggtgcgCAATAGTTTTGCATAAACTGTGATCTGTGCAATTCAAGACTTCCAAGGTCAGGAATGGCCTAAATTGTGCAGTGCCGAAGGGCTACTCGTTTTTAAGGCCTCATTTGTATAATGGGTtgttatgaataaattaatgtcacctaattattataattttttttatatttttaaataaaatataataaataagttaatttttttaaattttaaaataaaaataatattataaaaatattttattcaatttaaataaCTAACTCTCCACTTTGGTGACAAATACATAATCAAAATTATTGGCTAAATGGTTTGTGATTTGTCCCATTTAGGAAATCCAAGTCGGAATGGGTCCTGCAGGGGAGCTCCGATATCCTTCCTATCCAGAGCAGAATGGGACATGGAAGTTCCCGGGAATCGGTGCCTTCCAGTGTTATGACAAGGTATTTTACAATCTCTTTCTTTGCGTGCCAAAAACATGCAGATTTCCAGTTCTTAGCTAATACTCATAAAATGATGTAGTATATGCTGAGTAGCTTGAAAGCTGCTGCTGAAGCTGCCAGTAAGCCGGAATGGGGCAGTACAGGCCCCACTGATGCTGGCCAGTACAACAATTGGCCGGAAGACACcccatttttcaaaaaagaaggTGGAGGTTGGGATGGCCCTTATGGTGAATTCTTTCTGGGCTGGTACTCCCAGATGCTTCTAGACCATGGGGAGAGAATACTTGCATCAGCCAAATCGATCTTTGAGAATACAGGTGTTAAAATTTCGGTCAAGGTTGCAGGCATCCACTGGCACTACGGGACTCGATCCCACGCCCCTGAGCTCACAGCTGGGTATTATAACACTCGATTTCGAGATGGTTACCTTCCTATTGCCCAGATGTTGGCCCGTCATGGTGCGATCTTCAATTTTACTTGCATTGAGATGCGTGATCATGAGCAGCCACAGGATGCCCTTTGTGCACCTGAGAAGCTTGTCAGGCAAGTGGCTTTAGCCACTCAGAAAGCACAGGTCCCACTTGCTGGGGAAAATGCATTGCCTCGCTATGATGAAGATGCACATGAGCAGATCCTTCAGGCATCGTCATTGAATATAGAAGGAGATTCACAGGACAGAGAGATGTGTGCATTCACGTACTTGAGGATGAACCCGCAGTTGTTCCAGGAGGATAACTGGAGGCGGTTCGTGGCATttgtgaagaagatgaaggaagGAAAGGATGCCCACAGGTGTCGGGAGCAGGTGGAGCGGGAAGCTGAGCATTTTGTGCATGTTACCCAACCTTTGCTGCAGGAAGCTGCTGTTGCTCATATGCACTAAGAATTTTAGGTCATGCCTGCTTTTGAACTTGGGACACTAGGGGGTAGAACAAAGTCATATAGTGACAAAAGATGGGACTCTACCCTGTTCGTGTTCTATagctcttttctttaattttaatatgtatCGAAATGTTTAATGTTGTCTTATAAGATGGACAATTATAGACTTTGAAAGTGTATAATGTCGTCTTATCAGATGGGGATTATAGGGTTGGTTGTTCAAAATGCACTGTCTTCTCTCTCTTAATTGGATAATACGTAATTATATATACTCCTCCATCTCGTTATACTCTCTTTGATGTTAATGTCAAATAATCTGTTCTCAAGCACGGTCGTGCAATTGGTGCCAAAATGTGACGTTTAATGATACACTTAGATTTGTGTGGGCTCGGCAGTTTTGGGGGCAACTTCAAAGATCGCTTTGGCCGCTTTTAAAGCATTGATGTTGGTTTAtgtatatcttctatatataaaaagtggctATGTaacagatttttattattttaacagAAATTTGTTGTTTTACTGTTAATTTGACCACTTCCGTTAAAAGTTAACTCCGTttattgaattcatttattatgttattattagcAACATGTCCATTGGTTGGTCGAAGATCGAAAAAGGAGGATGTGTTTATAAGCTTTTCAACGGTTTCGTCTCTCGCACTGCCTGTAAGACACTCTTCAATACCTGTGTGGATGGATGGCTTGGATGCAATATTTCAATACTTTTTCAGCAGAGTAATGATGCACGTGTATATTTTTAagcaatatttttatattgaagatatttttgtaaaatgatattaattttataaattattttataaaaataatttttatttaaagcaAGTTAAATTGTATACTATTATCCCATTTATCTGGTATAAGTTgatcaaatatttttcattaattatcagatt
Coding sequences within it:
- the LOC122276171 gene encoding beta-amylase 1, chloroplastic-like; protein product: MSLSMTHQIGALAGTPIPVETGTTTGESTATLSASAVWKPSASSLRCRVQKPDIVDAISPPLSPCRSPILGATRPDLTVACRAFATELKEPATETSAREYREGVAQDKGNGVPVYVMMPLDSVTMNNTVNRRKAMNASLQALKSAGVEGVMMDVWWGLVERDAPGVYNWGGYTELLEMAKKHGLKVQAVMSFHQCGGNVGDSVTIPLPKWAAEEIDRDPDLAYTDQWGRRNYEYVSLGCDTLPVLKGRTPVQCYADFMRAFRDNFKHLLGDTIVEIQVGMGPAGELRYPSYPEQNGTWKFPGIGAFQCYDKYMLSSLKAAAEAASKPEWGSTGPTDAGQYNNWPEDTPFFKKEGGGWDGPYGEFFLGWYSQMLLDHGERILASAKSIFENTGVKISVKVAGIHWHYGTRSHAPELTAGYYNTRFRDGYLPIAQMLARHGAIFNFTCIEMRDHEQPQDALCAPEKLVRQVALATQKAQVPLAGENALPRYDEDAHEQILQASSLNIEGDSQDREMCAFTYLRMNPQLFQEDNWRRFVAFVKKMKEGKDAHRCREQVEREAEHFVHVTQPLLQEAAVAHMH